Proteins from a genomic interval of Lemur catta isolate mLemCat1 chromosome 17, mLemCat1.pri, whole genome shotgun sequence:
- the CCM2L gene encoding cerebral cavernous malformations 2 protein-like isoform X2 gives MEYEVKKGKKGFVSPIRRLVFPKAARRAAFRSSVSRRPLHSMPLYPPDYLIDPQILLCDYLEKEVKFLGHLTWVTSSLNPSSRDELLQLLDTARQLKELPLKTTAEQDSILSLSARCLLLTWRDNEELILRIPTHEIAAASYLQDDALHLLVLKTGLGVDPVPAGVDASPGGAGRDPGPPGATPEKRRVGTTERRHTICSLDWRMAWGGGAEARAAGGGGGGSLERQRAGARASGSWERRQTFSGSWERRHGGGGGGGGAGKPGGSWERRQAGGGGGGSWERRHPGPNPLDPQDPSPDAYCNLVILAVANRDAAEESCALICQVFQIIYGDQSIECVDRAGYHYTSTPERPWLCSRTMAPRTLLKHVTAARPRPLSMAPTAVAVTTVAWASSSYRITWSRCGVNWGPPRSSSLRCCCESTGWGCPSRTTARAC, from the exons ATGGAATATGAAgtcaagaaagggaagaag gGCTTTGTGTCACCCATCCGAAGGCTGGTGTTCCCCAAGGCCGCTCGCCGGGCAGCCTTTAGAAGCAGTGTGAGCCGCCGGCCCCTGCACTCAATGCCCCTGTATCCCCCTGACTACCTCATCGACCCCCAGATTCTGCTGTGTGACTACCTGGAGAAGGAGGTCAAG TTCTTGGGCCACCTCACCTGGGTGACTTCCTCACTGAACCCCTCCAGTCGGGACGAGCTCCTGCAGCTGCTGGACACGGCCAGG CAGCTGAAGGAGCTGCCTCTGAAGACCACGGCGGAGCAGGACAGCATCCTGAGCCTGTCTGCCCGCTGTCTGCTGCTCACCTGGCGGGACAACGAGGAGCTCATCCTGCGTATCCCCACGCACGAAATCGCCGCGGCCTCCTACCTGCAGGACGACGCGCTGCACCTGCTAGTGCTTAAGACCG GTCTAGGCGTGGACCCGGTGCCGGCCGGCGTGGACGCCAGCCCTGGGGGCGCGGGGCGAGACCCGGGCCCGCCGGGCGCGACGCCCGAGAAGCGGCGGGTGGGCACCACGGAGCGGCGCCACACCATCTGCAGCCTGGACTGGCGCATGGCGTGGGGCGGCGGCGCCGAGGCCCGGGCCGcgggcggaggcggcggcggcagccTGGAGCGCCAGCGCGCGGGGGCGCGGGCGTCGGGCAGCTGGGAGCGCCGGCAGACGTTCAGCGGCAGCTGGGAGCGGCGgcacggcggcggcggcggcggcggcggcgcgggcaaGCCGGGCGGCAGCTGGGAGCGGAGGCaggctggcggcggcggcggcggcagctggGAGCGGCGCCACCCGGGCCCCAACCCGCTGGACCCGCAGGACCCCAGCCCGGATGCCTACTGCAACCTGGTCATCCTAGCTGTGGCCAACAGG GATGCTGCTGAGGAGTCTTGCGCACTGATCTGCCAGGTCTTCCAGATCATCTATGGGGACCAGAGCATTGAGTGTGTGGACCGGGCTGGCTACCACTACACGTCTACGCCCGAACGGCCGTGGCTCTGCAGCCGCA CAATGGCTCCCAGGACACTTTTGAAGCATGTTACAGCGGCACGTCCACGCCCTCTTTCCATGGCTCCCACTGCAGTGGCAGTGACCACAGTGGCCTGGGCTTCGAGCAGTTACAGGATTACATGGTCACG CTGCGGAGTAAACTGGGGCCCCCCGAGATCCAGCAGTTTGCGGTGCTGCTGCGAGAGTACCGGCTGGGGCTGCCCATCCAGGACTACTGCGCGGGCCTGCTGA
- the CCM2L gene encoding cerebral cavernous malformations 2 protein-like isoform X1, which yields MEYEVKKGKKGFVSPIRRLVFPKAARRAAFRSSVSRRPLHSMPLYPPDYLIDPQILLCDYLEKEVKFLGHLTWVTSSLNPSSRDELLQLLDTARQLKELPLKTTAEQDSILSLSARCLLLTWRDNEELILRIPTHEIAAASYLQDDALHLLVLKTGLGVDPVPAGVDASPGGAGRDPGPPGATPEKRRVGTTERRHTICSLDWRMAWGGGAEARAAGGGGGGSLERQRAGARASGSWERRQTFSGSWERRHGGGGGGGGAGKPGGSWERRQAGGGGGGSWERRHPGPNPLDPQDPSPDAYCNLVILAVANRDAAEESCALICQVFQIIYGDQSIECVDRAGYHYTSTPERPWLCSRSESCRTDGTYAYDADFSCCSSFNGSQDTFEACYSGTSTPSFHGSHCSGSDHSGLGFEQLQDYMVTLRSKLGPPEIQQFAVLLREYRLGLPIQDYCAGLLKLYGDRRKFLLLGMRPFIPDQDIGYFEGFLEGVGIREGGILTDSFGRIKRSMSSTSASAVRSYDGAAQRPEAQAFHQLLADITHDIEALAPDDDDDDNDNEGDDDDESQGSRGGGDAAEENYL from the exons ATGGAATATGAAgtcaagaaagggaagaag gGCTTTGTGTCACCCATCCGAAGGCTGGTGTTCCCCAAGGCCGCTCGCCGGGCAGCCTTTAGAAGCAGTGTGAGCCGCCGGCCCCTGCACTCAATGCCCCTGTATCCCCCTGACTACCTCATCGACCCCCAGATTCTGCTGTGTGACTACCTGGAGAAGGAGGTCAAG TTCTTGGGCCACCTCACCTGGGTGACTTCCTCACTGAACCCCTCCAGTCGGGACGAGCTCCTGCAGCTGCTGGACACGGCCAGG CAGCTGAAGGAGCTGCCTCTGAAGACCACGGCGGAGCAGGACAGCATCCTGAGCCTGTCTGCCCGCTGTCTGCTGCTCACCTGGCGGGACAACGAGGAGCTCATCCTGCGTATCCCCACGCACGAAATCGCCGCGGCCTCCTACCTGCAGGACGACGCGCTGCACCTGCTAGTGCTTAAGACCG GTCTAGGCGTGGACCCGGTGCCGGCCGGCGTGGACGCCAGCCCTGGGGGCGCGGGGCGAGACCCGGGCCCGCCGGGCGCGACGCCCGAGAAGCGGCGGGTGGGCACCACGGAGCGGCGCCACACCATCTGCAGCCTGGACTGGCGCATGGCGTGGGGCGGCGGCGCCGAGGCCCGGGCCGcgggcggaggcggcggcggcagccTGGAGCGCCAGCGCGCGGGGGCGCGGGCGTCGGGCAGCTGGGAGCGCCGGCAGACGTTCAGCGGCAGCTGGGAGCGGCGgcacggcggcggcggcggcggcggcggcgcgggcaaGCCGGGCGGCAGCTGGGAGCGGAGGCaggctggcggcggcggcggcggcagctggGAGCGGCGCCACCCGGGCCCCAACCCGCTGGACCCGCAGGACCCCAGCCCGGATGCCTACTGCAACCTGGTCATCCTAGCTGTGGCCAACAGG GATGCTGCTGAGGAGTCTTGCGCACTGATCTGCCAGGTCTTCCAGATCATCTATGGGGACCAGAGCATTGAGTGTGTGGACCGGGCTGGCTACCACTACACGTCTACGCCCGAACGGCCGTGGCTCTGCAGCCGCA GTGAGAGCTGCCGCACGGACGGGACTTACGCCTATGATGCTGACttcagctgctgcagctcctt CAATGGCTCCCAGGACACTTTTGAAGCATGTTACAGCGGCACGTCCACGCCCTCTTTCCATGGCTCCCACTGCAGTGGCAGTGACCACAGTGGCCTGGGCTTCGAGCAGTTACAGGATTACATGGTCACG CTGCGGAGTAAACTGGGGCCCCCCGAGATCCAGCAGTTTGCGGTGCTGCTGCGAGAGTACCGGCTGGGGCTGCCCATCCAGGACTACTGCGCGGGCCTGCTGAAGCTCTACGGGGACCGGCGCAAGTTCCTCCTCCTCG GGATGCGGCCCTTCATCCCGGACCAGGACATCGGCTACTtcgagggcttcctggagggcgTGGGCATCCGCGAGGGAGGCATCCTCACCGACAGCTTCGGCCGCATCAAGCGCAGCATGAGCTCCACGTCGGCGTCGGCCGTGCGCAGCTACGACGGCGCGGCCCAGCGGCCCGAGGCGCAGGCCTTCCACCAGCTGCTGGCAGACATCACGCACGACATTGAGGCGCTGGCCCCCGACGACGACGATGACGACAACGACAACGAGGGCGACGACGATGACGAGTCCCAGGGCTCCCGGGGAGGGGGTGACGCTGCTGAAGAAAACTACCTGTAG